Proteins encoded within one genomic window of Phyllobacterium sp. T1293:
- a CDS encoding GntR family transcriptional regulator, producing MNSLDEIAGRRMVKPRTAADHVADRLREAIVKGLIEAGTALRQDDLATKFGISRMPIRDALRLLEAEGFVSIHPTRGTFVSLIDTGEIREIFMLRQLLECAALRDAFPHLTAKVLDDADHILDLIEESTDFSQWGMLNLEFHMILYRPCKNKRLLGVIEAQNNAAERYIRFLSTIRDFRGRSGAEHRDIIAACREGNETLAIERLTCHLQIGCLTLTDAVENRP from the coding sequence ATGAATTCGCTTGATGAAATTGCAGGCCGTCGGATGGTCAAGCCGAGGACAGCGGCTGATCATGTCGCAGATAGACTTCGCGAAGCGATCGTTAAAGGTCTCATCGAAGCCGGTACCGCTTTGCGGCAGGACGATCTGGCGACTAAATTTGGTATCAGCAGAATGCCTATCCGGGATGCGCTTCGCCTTTTGGAGGCAGAAGGCTTTGTTTCGATCCATCCGACGCGCGGAACCTTTGTCTCGCTGATTGATACGGGTGAGATTCGTGAAATTTTCATGCTGCGGCAATTGTTGGAATGTGCTGCCCTGCGGGATGCTTTCCCGCATCTCACTGCAAAAGTTCTGGACGATGCGGACCATATCCTTGATCTTATCGAGGAGAGCACTGATTTCAGCCAATGGGGTATGCTCAATCTCGAGTTCCACATGATCCTTTACCGGCCATGCAAGAACAAGCGATTGCTTGGGGTGATCGAAGCGCAGAACAACGCTGCCGAGCGCTATATCCGGTTTCTTTCTACCATCAGAGATTTTCGCGGCCGTTCCGGTGCGGAGCACCGTGATATTATTGCTGCCTGTCGTGAGGGAAATGAGACACTGGCGATCGAACGGCTGACATGCCATCTGCAGATAGGCTGCCTCACACTCACCGACGCGGTCGAGAACCGACCTTAA
- a CDS encoding sensor histidine kinase: MGQTVTVPTSVLDTNQLRGITLRLALIYTAAEYLISSPIWFFIGDNPIKPALGKLVLAIVFVLVAMFIAHLLIRMKGVGYVAQITVCFLLSLVASLSTSMLDYYLYYLIMLPAVVPFSLADYGYAVCYRMSIFFGWSFLFVALLNHLDVRDRDLKLIASREEALSAQMRALQYQVNPHFLFNTLNSVTGLIEEGASERAERMIMSLSSFLRSTLELDPMKELRLADELALQNEYLKIEKERFSDRMVIRFDIPSELDGAMVPSLILQPLIENAVKHGVGRSPGKVEIVISAARNGRTLHLSVENDVAANIVNRGAQSLGIGLANVAHRVKAHFPGEASLVTEHVAAGRFRASLHMPLRMEDG; the protein is encoded by the coding sequence ATGGGACAGACCGTAACAGTACCCACCAGTGTTTTGGACACCAATCAATTGCGCGGCATTACCTTGCGACTTGCCCTTATATACACGGCTGCGGAGTACTTGATCAGCAGCCCAATCTGGTTTTTCATCGGCGATAATCCAATCAAGCCCGCACTTGGAAAACTTGTTCTCGCCATTGTTTTTGTACTCGTGGCTATGTTCATCGCCCACCTGCTTATTCGCATGAAAGGTGTAGGCTATGTCGCACAAATCACCGTCTGCTTCCTGCTGTCGCTCGTTGCATCATTGTCTACGTCGATGTTGGACTACTATCTCTATTATCTGATCATGCTACCCGCTGTCGTGCCGTTCAGCCTGGCAGATTATGGCTACGCAGTTTGCTACCGCATGTCGATTTTCTTTGGCTGGTCATTTCTGTTCGTCGCGCTGCTCAACCATCTGGACGTTCGTGATCGCGACCTGAAATTGATTGCCTCGCGTGAAGAGGCATTATCAGCTCAAATGCGTGCGTTGCAGTATCAGGTAAATCCGCATTTCCTTTTCAATACGCTCAACTCTGTTACTGGCCTGATTGAGGAAGGCGCGTCGGAAAGAGCCGAGCGTATGATCATGTCCCTCTCTTCATTCCTGCGGTCAACCCTAGAACTCGACCCCATGAAGGAGTTGCGGTTAGCCGATGAATTGGCTTTGCAGAATGAGTATCTCAAAATCGAGAAGGAAAGATTTTCAGATCGTATGGTCATACGTTTTGACATTCCGTCTGAACTCGATGGCGCGATGGTCCCTAGCCTGATCTTGCAACCCCTCATCGAAAACGCTGTGAAACACGGGGTGGGGCGCTCACCCGGTAAAGTTGAAATTGTCATCAGTGCAGCGAGAAACGGACGGACGCTGCATCTGTCAGTCGAAAATGACGTTGCTGCCAATATCGTCAATAGGGGCGCTCAAAGTCTTGGCATTGGACTGGCGAACGTTGCTCATCGCGTTAAGGCGCATTTTCCCGGAGAGGCTTCACTGGTAACAGAACACGTTGCAGCGGGACGGTTTCGAGCCTCATTGCACATGCCGTTGCGGATGGAGGACGGCTAA
- a CDS encoding GntR family transcriptional regulator, with translation MSDGTKSSDSDVPAGGLANISFGQLEYDRPTASQIYPVLKNAILKMDLEPGRLISEMEVGARFGASRTPVREAFAQLREADLITTRPSRGTFVTKLNLKRFLEAHFIREAIEIANVIKLCDVGLAPEFERELAELIVKQQSMVDQHSDLAFQALDDQFHLTLARATGFERVAGLLEREKMPLDRLRVLSLRNADHQLVLIEEHKRMLGTIVSRDKSEAIEATRIHLGSILNALSSLAKKHADYFDE, from the coding sequence GTGTCAGATGGCACCAAATCTTCGGATAGTGACGTACCGGCTGGTGGACTGGCCAATATATCTTTTGGCCAGCTGGAATATGACCGGCCGACAGCATCCCAGATTTATCCTGTCCTGAAAAATGCCATTCTCAAAATGGATTTGGAACCGGGACGCCTGATTTCCGAGATGGAAGTCGGTGCGCGGTTTGGTGCCAGCCGCACGCCGGTGCGCGAGGCATTCGCCCAACTTCGCGAGGCCGATCTGATAACGACACGGCCAAGTCGTGGTACGTTTGTTACCAAGCTCAATCTCAAACGCTTCCTTGAAGCGCACTTTATCCGGGAAGCTATCGAAATCGCCAATGTCATCAAATTGTGTGATGTTGGGCTGGCTCCTGAGTTTGAGCGGGAGCTTGCCGAACTCATCGTCAAACAGCAGTCGATGGTTGATCAGCACAGTGACCTCGCATTTCAGGCGCTTGACGATCAGTTCCATTTGACGCTGGCGCGCGCGACAGGTTTTGAGCGGGTTGCCGGGCTTTTGGAGCGGGAGAAGATGCCGCTTGATCGCTTGCGCGTGCTCTCATTGCGGAATGCCGACCACCAGCTTGTGTTGATCGAAGAGCATAAGCGCATGCTGGGCACGATTGTCAGCCGCGACAAATCAGAAGCTATAGAGGCCACCCGCATTCATCTGGGATCGATCCTCAATGCCCTGTCCAGTCTTGCCAAAAAACACGCCGATTATTTTGACGAATAG
- a CDS encoding Gfo/Idh/MocA family protein has product MKIALIGLGMVASTHIRAIAALTPDIHLKAICGRNRERTTQFADEAAVILGYRPEPVFSVEAIASDPAIDFVIVATPPNARLEMTKTLAAAGKSILMEKPIERTLESAKTIVGLCEDHHVKLGIIFQHRVRQASIQLRDMLKTGALGSIRIAEIIVPWWREQSYYDAPGRGTYARDGGGVLISQAIHSLDLALSLAGPVRKVQAMAKTSPFHQMEAEDYVTAGLEFDSGAIGSLVASTASFPGTGETITLHCDKASARLDAGQLIVTWRTGKTDVFGEEAGTGGGANPMAFTHEWHQEIIRDFSNAVANNTEPLISGRAGLAVHALIDALVTSANTERSVTLAPWNI; this is encoded by the coding sequence ATGAAAATTGCCCTGATCGGATTGGGTATGGTTGCAAGCACGCACATCAGGGCGATTGCCGCGCTAACACCCGACATCCACCTCAAAGCCATTTGTGGTCGAAACAGGGAGCGCACCACCCAATTTGCCGATGAGGCTGCTGTCATTCTCGGCTATCGCCCCGAACCGGTGTTTTCAGTCGAAGCGATTGCCAGCGATCCCGCCATAGACTTTGTAATTGTCGCAACGCCGCCTAATGCGCGTTTGGAGATGACCAAGACGCTTGCAGCTGCGGGCAAATCCATTCTCATGGAAAAGCCAATCGAACGAACGCTCGAAAGCGCGAAGACAATCGTCGGTCTTTGTGAAGACCATCATGTCAAGCTTGGCATTATCTTTCAGCACCGCGTCCGGCAGGCGTCAATTCAGCTTCGTGACATGCTCAAAACCGGGGCACTCGGGTCAATCCGTATTGCAGAAATTATAGTGCCGTGGTGGCGGGAACAATCCTATTATGACGCGCCGGGACGCGGAACTTACGCCCGGGACGGCGGCGGCGTTCTTATCTCGCAGGCAATCCATTCGCTTGATCTTGCCCTCTCCCTTGCTGGTCCAGTACGGAAAGTGCAGGCCATGGCAAAAACCAGCCCGTTCCACCAGATGGAAGCTGAAGACTACGTTACCGCAGGGCTGGAATTCGATAGTGGTGCCATTGGCTCGCTCGTTGCAAGTACAGCCAGTTTTCCCGGCACTGGCGAAACCATCACCCTTCATTGTGACAAGGCGTCCGCGCGTCTGGATGCGGGGCAACTGATTGTCACCTGGCGCACCGGCAAAACTGATGTTTTCGGTGAAGAAGCAGGCACCGGCGGCGGTGCCAATCCGATGGCCTTCACCCATGAATGGCATCAGGAGATTATCCGCGATTTCTCCAATGCGGTTGCCAACAACACCGAGCCGCTCATTTCAGGCAGAGCGGGTCTTGCCGTCCACGCCTTGATTGATGCGCTTGTCACATCAGCAAACACCGAACGTTCCGTAACCCTCGCCCCGTGGAATATATGA
- a CDS encoding Gfo/Idh/MocA family protein: MSKPLKFAAIGIDHRHIFGQSENMMNVGAEFVGWWTEGTPETLDSFVKRFPDIPRAATREELLNNPEIDLVLIADVPSRRAVRAIEAMEHGKDVMVDKPGCTTLEQLEAIRKTVNQTGRIWSIDFSERFEVPCVTKAAELVQAGAIGKVVQTVGLGPHRLNRHLRPQWFFERDKYGGILCDIASHQIDQFLFFTGSDDAEILFAEVANHANPDDPGLQDFGCLALRSDKGHCYIRVDWYTPDALPTWGDGRLTILGTEGYIELRKYVDVARDNGTDHLYLVNGTRCERIDASDAGLPYFARLADDIRNRTNNAMPQAHAFKVMELAIKAQLLAEATAGARHG; the protein is encoded by the coding sequence ATGTCAAAGCCTCTCAAATTCGCCGCCATCGGCATCGATCACCGGCACATTTTCGGCCAATCGGAAAACATGATGAATGTTGGAGCCGAATTTGTCGGCTGGTGGACGGAGGGAACACCCGAGACCCTCGACAGTTTCGTCAAACGGTTTCCCGATATCCCGCGCGCGGCAACACGTGAAGAACTGTTGAACAATCCAGAGATTGATCTCGTGCTGATTGCCGATGTGCCGTCGCGGCGCGCTGTCAGGGCCATTGAAGCCATGGAGCACGGCAAAGATGTCATGGTTGATAAGCCGGGCTGCACCACGTTGGAACAGCTCGAAGCCATCCGGAAAACCGTCAACCAAACCGGACGGATCTGGTCAATCGATTTTTCAGAACGCTTTGAAGTTCCCTGCGTGACAAAAGCCGCCGAACTCGTGCAGGCCGGCGCAATCGGAAAAGTCGTGCAGACAGTTGGTCTCGGTCCGCATCGTCTTAACCGTCACCTGCGGCCGCAATGGTTTTTTGAACGGGATAAATATGGCGGCATTCTCTGCGATATCGCTTCGCATCAGATCGACCAGTTCCTGTTTTTCACTGGCTCTGATGACGCTGAAATCCTGTTTGCCGAAGTCGCCAACCACGCCAATCCGGATGATCCGGGCTTGCAGGATTTTGGCTGTCTGGCGCTGCGCAGCGATAAGGGCCACTGCTATATCCGCGTTGACTGGTACACGCCTGACGCCCTGCCAACCTGGGGTGACGGACGTCTGACCATCCTTGGAACAGAAGGCTATATTGAGCTGCGCAAATATGTCGATGTGGCACGCGACAATGGCACCGATCATCTCTACCTTGTCAACGGTACGCGCTGCGAGAGGATCGACGCATCTGATGCCGGTCTTCCCTATTTTGCCAGGCTGGCGGATGATATCCGCAACCGTACGAACAATGCGATGCCACAGGCACACGCGTTCAAAGTCATGGAACTTGCCATCAAGGCACAGTTACTAGCCGAAGCCACTGCAGGTGCGCGCCATGGCTAA
- a CDS encoding Gfo/Idh/MocA family protein, which translates to MANPIRVAIIGAGIGASHLKGYRALPDRFTVSVLCDLDQERAAKVAGAAPSIRIEPDLDRVLADPNIDLIDICLPPHLHFKVSMAALTAGKHVVCEKPFVSSLHEADLLAAAVQKSGRILSPVFQYRFGRGFAQLRALIDKGLAGKAYTSSIETHWCRRAEYYDIPWRGTWKGEQGGVVLSHAIHNHDLLCYVMGNVRRLTAFTATRVNPIETEDCASIVFEMESGALATSSITLGAADDTSHFRFCFEGFTAESGKAPYTPAEDTWHFLARDPARQAEIDAVVNAVPEVHSGFAGFFDALADAIEGQSGNEVTVADGRRSLEMVTAIYHTARTGGTAELPLNHEHPLYKGWTPK; encoded by the coding sequence ATGGCTAATCCAATTCGCGTGGCCATCATTGGTGCCGGTATCGGCGCAAGCCATCTCAAGGGCTATCGAGCCCTCCCCGATCGCTTCACGGTTTCTGTGCTGTGTGATCTTGATCAGGAGCGTGCAGCAAAAGTAGCGGGCGCTGCCCCCTCAATCCGAATTGAACCGGATCTCGACCGGGTATTGGCTGATCCCAACATCGACCTCATTGATATTTGCCTGCCGCCACACCTGCATTTCAAAGTGTCGATGGCAGCGCTTACAGCCGGAAAACATGTCGTCTGTGAGAAGCCCTTTGTTAGCTCGCTGCATGAAGCGGATTTGCTCGCGGCGGCCGTCCAGAAATCCGGGCGCATCCTTTCGCCTGTTTTCCAATATCGTTTTGGCCGGGGATTTGCCCAACTGCGCGCGCTTATCGACAAGGGACTTGCGGGCAAAGCCTATACATCAAGCATTGAAACGCATTGGTGCCGACGTGCTGAATATTATGACATTCCATGGCGCGGCACATGGAAGGGCGAACAGGGTGGTGTTGTTCTCAGCCATGCAATCCATAATCACGACCTGCTCTGTTATGTCATGGGCAATGTCAGGCGCCTGACGGCGTTCACCGCGACGCGGGTCAATCCCATCGAGACAGAGGATTGCGCGTCTATCGTGTTTGAAATGGAGAGTGGAGCATTGGCTACCAGCTCTATAACACTTGGCGCTGCTGATGATACCAGCCACTTCCGGTTTTGCTTCGAAGGCTTCACCGCCGAAAGCGGAAAAGCCCCCTATACACCGGCTGAAGATACGTGGCATTTTCTTGCCCGGGACCCCGCACGGCAGGCGGAAATCGATGCGGTGGTCAATGCTGTTCCAGAGGTGCATTCCGGTTTTGCCGGTTTCTTCGATGCTCTTGCCGATGCCATCGAAGGCCAGAGCGGAAACGAAGTAACGGTTGCGGACGGGCGGCGCTCGCTTGAAATGGTAACAGCGATTTATCATACGGCGCGCACGGGAGGAACTGCCGAGCTGCCGCTCAACCACGAACACCCGCTCTATAAGGGATGGACACCGAAATAG
- a CDS encoding ABC transporter substrate-binding protein gives MDKRNLKWTGAALASVIALWTGSAAADDIRFMCAADGNECATLKSLFDRYEKDNPGTHVVIDEVGYKAILENLPVQLAGGTGPDMALVTDFGGLAKYFLDLTPYVDANYWNTNFGNTLRWSRTSPDDKGIYGMNIQLTITGAYINKTLFEQAGVAVPGEKATWDEWAEASRQVAKATGVPFPMAMDRSGHRIAGPAISNGAKIFDDAGNPILVDAPFADFMRKFVDWNKDGTMAKDVWAGIGGTSYQDAAQEFINAQLVFYYSGSWQVQRLDKAIGDSFDWEVVGSPCGPAACSGMPGGSGLVGFKQTKNPEAVAKLINYIAQKDNYAEFIGKTRNVPAHEGVAKEGVAYTDASQNVAKALKGWNAQIAKLSPIAYSYQGYKNSRTMYNITVQRVTQAIVGELSIDEAMEKAKQDVAAAIQSAGK, from the coding sequence ATGGACAAGCGCAATCTCAAATGGACTGGTGCAGCTCTGGCGTCGGTCATTGCTTTGTGGACTGGCTCTGCGGCGGCGGATGATATTCGTTTCATGTGCGCTGCCGATGGTAATGAATGTGCCACGCTAAAATCCCTTTTTGATCGATATGAGAAAGACAATCCCGGCACACACGTTGTTATCGATGAGGTAGGCTACAAGGCCATTCTGGAAAACCTGCCTGTCCAGCTTGCCGGGGGTACTGGCCCGGATATGGCGCTGGTTACAGATTTTGGCGGACTGGCCAAGTACTTTCTCGACCTGACGCCCTATGTCGACGCCAATTACTGGAACACCAATTTTGGCAATACACTGCGGTGGTCACGCACCAGCCCTGACGATAAGGGCATCTATGGCATGAACATCCAGTTGACCATTACCGGCGCCTATATCAACAAGACCCTTTTCGAACAGGCTGGTGTTGCGGTGCCGGGTGAAAAGGCAACCTGGGACGAATGGGCTGAGGCATCGCGTCAGGTTGCCAAGGCAACAGGCGTGCCATTCCCCATGGCAATGGACCGCTCAGGACATCGCATAGCGGGTCCGGCCATTTCCAACGGCGCGAAAATCTTTGACGATGCCGGAAATCCCATTCTTGTCGACGCACCATTTGCAGACTTCATGCGCAAGTTTGTCGACTGGAACAAGGACGGCACCATGGCAAAGGATGTCTGGGCTGGTATCGGTGGCACAAGCTATCAGGATGCGGCGCAGGAATTCATCAATGCCCAACTCGTATTCTACTACTCCGGAAGCTGGCAGGTTCAGCGTCTCGACAAGGCAATCGGCGACAGTTTCGACTGGGAAGTTGTCGGCTCGCCCTGTGGACCTGCCGCTTGTTCCGGCATGCCCGGTGGTTCGGGTCTCGTCGGCTTCAAGCAGACCAAAAACCCAGAGGCTGTAGCCAAACTCATCAATTATATCGCCCAGAAGGACAATTACGCCGAGTTTATCGGCAAGACCCGCAACGTCCCTGCCCATGAAGGTGTGGCAAAGGAGGGTGTGGCCTATACCGATGCTTCGCAGAACGTGGCAAAGGCTCTCAAGGGCTGGAATGCCCAGATCGCCAAACTGTCACCCATCGCTTATTCCTATCAGGGCTATAAGAACAGCCGCACCATGTACAACATAACGGTGCAACGCGTGACGCAGGCGATCGTCGGCGAATTGTCTATTGATGAAGCAATGGAAAAGGCCAAGCAGGATGTGGCGGCGGCGATTCAGTCGGCAGGCAAATAA
- a CDS encoding carbohydrate ABC transporter permease, which yields MTALLNAIMNIIEIPMRFAQRRLGLRRIAWVFLLPNLILFGIFAFLPVILNIIYALTGTDQVMLSDRTFAGFDNFITLATCTNHLDPNTCTQDLFWRAIYNSLWFVTLQVGFMVGLSLVTAIVLNGKIRARGFFRSVFFFPVLLSPVVVALIWKWILQREGLLNAGMDAFGLTPYNWLLDRNWAFIWSIFLSVWAHMGFYTLILLAGLQAIPRDVYDAALMDAASPFRTFRRITLPLLMPTMIVVLLLALIKGVQTFDEVYAFTGGGPGSATTFIIQYIYETGFAGTPRLFGLAAAASILLAIVLIGLTLIQLSVTRSKADG from the coding sequence ATGACCGCCCTCCTGAATGCGATCATGAACATTATCGAGATACCCATGCGCTTTGCTCAAAGGCGGCTTGGCCTGCGGCGCATCGCATGGGTGTTTCTTCTGCCAAATCTCATCCTCTTCGGGATATTCGCTTTTCTGCCTGTCATTTTGAACATCATTTATGCCCTGACTGGAACCGATCAGGTCATGCTGAGTGACCGGACATTTGCCGGGTTCGACAATTTCATAACACTGGCCACCTGCACCAACCATCTCGACCCGAACACCTGCACGCAGGATCTGTTCTGGCGCGCCATTTACAATTCGCTCTGGTTCGTGACCTTACAGGTCGGGTTTATGGTCGGCCTGTCTCTCGTTACGGCCATTGTTCTGAATGGCAAAATACGAGCGCGCGGCTTTTTCCGCAGCGTGTTCTTCTTTCCTGTTCTTCTATCGCCGGTGGTGGTTGCGCTGATCTGGAAGTGGATTTTGCAGCGCGAGGGACTTCTCAACGCCGGAATGGATGCGTTCGGCCTCACCCCGTACAATTGGTTACTTGACCGGAACTGGGCATTTATCTGGTCAATTTTCCTGTCAGTCTGGGCCCATATGGGCTTTTACACATTGATCCTGCTTGCCGGGCTGCAGGCTATTCCACGCGATGTCTACGACGCGGCGCTCATGGATGCCGCCTCGCCCTTCCGGACGTTCCGGCGGATCACGCTGCCGCTGCTTATGCCAACCATGATTGTCGTCCTGCTGCTTGCCTTGATCAAGGGCGTCCAGACCTTTGATGAAGTCTATGCCTTTACCGGTGGCGGACCGGGTTCGGCGACGACGTTCATTATCCAGTATATTTACGAAACGGGTTTCGCCGGAACGCCGCGTCTGTTCGGTCTGGCCGCCGCCGCTTCCATCCTGCTGGCGATCGTTCTTATTGGACTCACCCTCATTCAGCTTTCTGTCACCAGGAGCAAAGCCGATGGGTAA
- a CDS encoding carbohydrate ABC transporter permease — protein sequence MGKIFAFLTKTRGIGRLHWTDWASYAYLLFGIVIMFGPVLWLVLSSFKSEAELQRFPPTLLPYAQEMISIDGYDKPLPLFEITNGEFAGKQAGQVRRIGLVSQLVRPEAPKDLIKVPLADRKPVERIDFAFENYGDLFKRFDFLRYLWNSVFITTMATLIMLLVNSMAAFALSKYHFRGRSTVLAMIVGTLMVPQTVVLVPLFLITRELGMLNSLWGVIIPGAATPTGVFLLRQYMLTIPDEILDAARMDKASEWKIFWRIVLPLSAPAIAVLAILAIMWRWNDFLWPLIVLSQNDKFTLQLALNSFQGQLTTQWSNLLAMTVLVLVPIAIVFAFLQKYIATGIASTGGK from the coding sequence ATGGGTAAAATTTTTGCCTTCCTGACGAAAACCCGTGGCATAGGCCGGTTGCATTGGACGGATTGGGCGTCTTACGCCTATCTCCTGTTCGGTATTGTCATCATGTTCGGGCCGGTGCTTTGGCTGGTGCTTTCATCCTTCAAGAGTGAAGCGGAGCTGCAACGCTTTCCACCCACGCTCCTGCCCTATGCTCAGGAGATGATCAGCATTGACGGGTACGACAAACCGCTCCCGCTGTTCGAAATTACTAATGGCGAATTTGCGGGCAAGCAAGCCGGTCAGGTCAGGCGCATTGGCCTTGTCTCGCAGCTTGTCAGACCCGAAGCGCCCAAGGACCTTATTAAGGTGCCGCTGGCCGACCGCAAACCAGTCGAACGCATTGATTTTGCCTTCGAAAACTATGGCGATCTGTTCAAGCGTTTTGATTTTCTGCGCTATCTCTGGAACAGTGTGTTTATCACAACCATGGCAACGCTCATCATGTTGCTGGTCAATTCCATGGCCGCCTTTGCCCTGTCGAAATATCATTTCCGCGGACGCAGCACCGTGCTCGCCATGATTGTCGGTACTTTGATGGTTCCGCAAACGGTGGTGCTGGTCCCGCTCTTTTTGATCACCCGCGAGCTTGGCATGCTGAACAGTCTCTGGGGTGTCATCATTCCCGGCGCCGCGACGCCCACAGGCGTGTTTCTGCTGCGCCAGTACATGCTCACCATTCCCGATGAAATTCTCGATGCAGCCCGCATGGACAAGGCCAGCGAGTGGAAAATCTTCTGGCGTATTGTCCTGCCGCTCAGTGCCCCGGCAATCGCTGTCCTTGCCATCCTTGCCATCATGTGGCGTTGGAATGATTTTCTCTGGCCGCTCATCGTCCTGTCCCAGAACGATAAGTTCACATTGCAATTGGCGCTCAATTCATTCCAGGGACAGCTGACTACCCAGTGGAGCAATCTGCTCGCCATGACGGTGCTGGTGCTTGTTCCAATCGCCATTGTCTTCGCATTTCTGCAAAAATACATCGCGACCGGCATCGCCTCTACGGGTGGCAAATGA
- a CDS encoding ABC transporter ATP-binding protein, whose translation MSRLVLRNVRKNYGELEVIKGVDLDIAFGEFCVFVGPSGCGKSTLLKMISGLEPISDGEIAIDDEVVNDVPPADRGLAMVFQSYALYPHMSVRQNLSFGLENLNTPKAAIAQKIAEVAKMLQIEPLLNRRPGQLSGGQRQRVAIGRAVVREPKIFLFDEPLSNLDAELRVEMRGEIARLHRRLGNTMIYVTHDQVEAMTMADKIAVLRSGKVEQFGAPLELYNNPANVFVAGFIGSPKMNFFQGTIHAADGQEAFVQFNSGERIPVSRETFLVSHGLPVTLGIRPGHVTLGPVETTDIKGVVQNIEQLGGESHLYISAADGTPTAVHVDGQTEIALGDTIGLKLDTSKIQLFSRDTGGTLRR comes from the coding sequence ATGTCGAGACTTGTGCTTCGCAACGTCAGGAAAAACTATGGTGAGCTTGAGGTCATCAAGGGTGTTGATCTCGATATTGCCTTTGGTGAGTTTTGTGTCTTTGTCGGCCCGTCAGGTTGCGGCAAGTCCACATTGCTCAAGATGATTTCCGGTCTCGAACCGATCAGTGATGGAGAGATTGCCATTGATGATGAAGTGGTCAACGACGTTCCGCCCGCTGACCGGGGCCTTGCCATGGTGTTCCAGTCCTATGCGCTCTATCCGCATATGTCTGTTCGCCAGAACCTATCCTTTGGTCTTGAAAATCTCAACACACCAAAGGCTGCGATTGCCCAGAAGATCGCTGAGGTTGCAAAGATGCTGCAAATCGAGCCTTTGCTGAACAGACGCCCCGGGCAGCTATCGGGCGGACAGCGCCAGCGCGTTGCCATTGGCCGCGCCGTGGTGCGTGAGCCGAAAATATTCCTGTTCGATGAACCGCTATCCAATCTCGATGCGGAACTGCGTGTGGAAATGCGCGGCGAGATCGCCCGGTTGCACAGACGTCTCGGCAATACAATGATTTACGTTACCCATGATCAGGTCGAAGCCATGACCATGGCTGACAAGATTGCAGTGTTACGCAGCGGAAAAGTTGAACAGTTCGGCGCACCACTGGAACTTTACAACAACCCTGCCAATGTCTTCGTCGCCGGGTTCATTGGTTCGCCCAAAATGAACTTCTTTCAGGGAACAATCCATGCCGCTGATGGCCAGGAGGCCTTTGTTCAGTTCAACTCGGGCGAGCGTATCCCGGTGAGCCGCGAGACGTTCCTTGTGTCCCATGGCCTGCCCGTGACACTGGGAATTCGCCCAGGTCATGTCACGCTCGGCCCTGTCGAAACAACAGATATCAAAGGCGTGGTTCAAAACATCGAGCAGCTGGGCGGAGAGTCGCATCTGTATATCAGTGCCGCCGATGGCACCCCGACAGCCGTACATGTCGATGGTCAAACCGAGATTGCACTCGGCGACACAATTGGGCTTAAACTTGATACCAGCAAAATTCAGCTCTTTTCGCGTGACACTGGCGGGACGCTTCGACGTTGA